The Candidatus Dormiibacterota bacterium sequence CGGGTGCTGATCCTGGTGACCACCGACCGCGGTCAGGTCGGCGGCCTCAACTCCAACAACGTCCGGCTGGCGGTGCGCGAGATCAACAGCGCGGGAGTTCCGGTCGGGGTCGTCACCATCGGCCGCAAGGGCCGCGACCTGATGCGCCGGCTCCGCAAGGAGCTGATCGCCGACGTGAGCATGCTCGGCGATCGCCCCACCATGGGCGACGTGCTCCCCGCGGTGCGGGTGGCGGTCGACGCCTACGTGGACGGCGAGGCCGACCAGGTCGACCTCGTCTACGCCCGCTTCGTCAGCACCGGTCGGCAGCTGGCGACGCTGACCCGGCTCATCCCCGTGGAGCCGCCCGATGACGCTCCCAAGATCCAGGCCGACTTCCTCTACGAACCCGATCCCAAGGACGTGCTCGACGCCCTGCTGCCCCGCTACGTCGAGGGCCAGGTCTACCGGGCGGTGCTGGAGAACGCCGCCAGCGAGCAGGCGGCGCGGATGCAGGCGATGCGCAACGCCAGCGACAACGCCGAGGATCTGATCGGCGACCTCACCCTCACCGCCAACAAGGTGCGGCAGAGCACCATCACCACCGAGCTCATGGAGATCGTCAGCGGCGCCGCCGCTCTCGAGGGCTGAGAGCCCCCCATCAGGAGTCCATCACCACATGGCAATCGGGATCCCGGTCGATTCGCAGGAGCAGACCAACGGCCACGCCCAGATGGGGCGGGTGGCGCAGGTCATCGGCCCCGTCGTCGACGTCGAGTTCAAGGGCGACCGCGTCCCCGACATCCTCACCGCCCTCGAGGTCGTCCGCGAGGGCAGCCGGCTGGTCCTCGAGGTGCAGCAGAACCTCGGCAACGGCATGCTGCGCACCATCGCGATGGACACCACCGAGGGGCTGCAGCGCGGCGTCCAGGTGCGCGACACCGGCGCTCCCATCCGGGTCCCGGTGGGGAAGGAGACCCTGGGGCGGATGTTCAACGTCATCGGCGAGCCGATCGACGGCAAGGACCAGGTCGAGCCCACCGCGTGGTGGCCGATCCACCGCCGCCCGCCGTCGGTCGCCGAGCAGGAGACCGGCACCCAGATCCTCGAGACCGGCATCAAGGTCATCGACCTGGTCTGCACGTTCTCGAAGGGCTCGAAGATCGGCCTCTTCGGCGGCGCCGGGGTCGGCAAGACGGTCATCGTCCAGGAGATGATCCGCAACATCGCCAAGGAGCACGCGGGCTACTCGGTGTTCGCCGGCGTCGGTGAGCGCACCCGTGAGGGCCGCGACCTCTACGGCGAGATGGAGGACTCCGGGGTCCTCGAGCAGACCGCGCTGGTCTTCGGCCAGATGAACGAGCCGCCGGGGGCGCGCGCCCGGGTGGCGCTCACCGGCCTCACCCTCGCCGAGTACTTCCGCGACGAGCTGGGCGCGGACACCCTGCTCTTCATCGACAACATCTTCCGGTACACCCTGGCGGGCGCCGAGGTGTCGGCGCTGCTCGGCCGCATGCCCAGCGCGGTCGGTTACCAGCCCACCCTCGGCACCGAGATGGGCGACCTCCAGGAGCGGATCACGTCGACCCACAAGGGGTCGATCACCTCGGTGCAGGCGGTGTACGTGCCCGCGGACGACTTCACCGACCCGGCGGTGGCCACCACCTTCGCCCACCTCGGCGCCACCGTGTCGCTGAGCCGCTCCATCTCCGAGCTCGGCATCTACCCCGCGGTCGACCCCCTCGACTCCTTCAGCCGGGTGCTCGAGCCGCGGATCGTCGGCGAGGAGCACTACCGCGTCGCCCAGGGGGTGAAGCGGATCCTGCAGCAGTACAAGGAGCTGCAGGACATCATCGCCATCCTCGGTCAGGAGGAGCTCTCGGAGGACCAGAAGCTCACCGTGGCCCGGGCGCGGCGCATCCAGAACTTCCTCTCCCAGCCCTTCTTCGTCGCCGAGGTGTTCACCGGCCGGCCCGGCCAGTACGTGAAGCTCGAGGAGACCGTCCGCGGCTTCGCCGAGATCCTCGACGGCAAGCACGACGAGCTTCCCGAGCAGGCCTTCTACATGGTCGGCACCATCGACGAGGCGGTGGAGAAGGCCAGGGGCATGGCCGGCGACGACGAGCGGAAGGACGCCGCCGACAAGGCCGGGAAGAAGGACGAGAAGGGCGAGAAGACGGGCGAGAAGAAGGACACGAAGGCCTGATGGCCAAGCTGCAGGTGGAGCTGGTCACCGCCGAGGGGCGGCTGCTCAGCCGGGAGGCGGACTTCGTGGTCGCGCCCGGCATCGAGGGCGAGCTCGGCGTGCTCCCCAAGCACATCCCCCTGCTCACCCCGCTCCGCCCCGGCGAGGTGACGGTGCGCAACGACGGCCAGGACGAGTACATCTTCGTCGCCGGCGGCTTCCTCGAGGTGCTGCCCGACAAGGTGGTGATCCTCGCCGACGCCGCCGAGCGTGCCGAGGACATCGACGAGGCCCGCGCCGAGGAGGCGCGGAAGCGGGCCCAGCAGCTGCTCGAGGAGAAGCCCGAGGGCGTCGACCCCGCCGCCGCCGCGCTCGCCCTGGAGCGGGCGGTGATGCGGCTGCGGGTCGCCGAGGTGCGCCGGCGCCACCGGCGCGACCCACCGCCCACGGCGCACGTGGAGTAGGGCCCTCAGTCGGCCCGGGTCGCGCCGGCGGTGACCCCGTCGGCGGCCGCCGGGCTGCGGCGGTGCTCCACCCGTCCGGCGAGCTCGGCCGCGCCGGTTGCGCGGAGGAAGTCGATGCACGCCTGCCGGGTGAAGCGCAGGTGCTGGCCCGGGGTGCGCCAGGCGCTGAGCTGGCCGGCGGCGACGGCGCGGCGGAGCGTCGACCGCGACAGCCCGCAGAGCTTCGCCGCCTCTCCGGTGGTGATGGCGTCCTCGAGGCCTCCCGCCATGTCCTTCCTCCCGTCGTGGGGACCTGCCCCTGCCATGAAGCCCGGAGCCTGACAGCTGCGCCCCGCCGCGTCGATGCAGGCAGCGGCCACATAGGTGCCTGACGCACCCAGCGCCACGCCCGCGTCAGGGACGCGTGACGGGCCGGCCACGGGGCGGGGGAGTGCCGCCGCGGCCGCCTAGACTCGGGGCACCCCCTTCCTCCGGAGACCGGCCCTCCGAGCTCCCTCCTGCACCGGGACGAGCTCGGGGCCGTCTCCTCCGGGCACCCCTCGAGGCGACGGCTGACGGTTGCTGACGGCCATCTGTTCGGCCGGTGAAACATCGGAGCCCGGTTCCCCGTTGTACCCCCAGGCCCGAGCGACCGGCGCCGGTCGGTGATGCACCGAACGGTTCAGGCCCGTCAGAACATAACAACGCTCCACTCGGATACTCTGATACCGCATGGAACTCCTGCGCATCGCCGGTGGACGTCCCCTCGAGGGCGTTGTTCCCACCTCGGGCAGTAAGAACGCCACGCTTCCGGTGATGGCGGCGGCCCTGCTCACCGACGAGCCCGTCGACCTGGTCAACGTCCCCGACATCGAGGACATCGAGACCATGGGCGCGATGCTCCGCCACCTCGGTGTCGAGGTCGAGCGCCCCGCTCCCGCGCACTGGCGCCTCCGCGCCGGCTCGGTGACCGGCTCCACGGTCGCCGCCAACCTCAGCCGCCGGCTCCGCGGCTCGTTCCTGCTCCTCGGCGCCCTGGTGGCGCGCACCGGCGAGGCGGTCATCGCCCGTCCCGGCGGCGACGACATCGGCATGCGCCGGGTCGAGCAGCACCTCGAGGGGCTGCGCGCCATGGGCGCGGTGGTCTCCGAGGAGGGCGACACCTTCGTCGCCCGCGCGAAGCGCCTCCACGGCGCCCGCATCGACCTCGACATGCCCACGGTGACCGGCACCGAGAACCTGATGATGGCCGCGTCGCTCGCCGAGGGCATCACCGTCATCAGCAACGCCGCCCGCGAGCCCCACGTCGTCGACCTGGCCCGGTGCCTGGTCGGCATGGGCGCCCGGATCAGCGGCGCCGGCACCGAGCTCATCGTCATCGAGGGCCAGGGCGGCCTCCTCCACGGCACCCGCCACAGCGTCACCACCGACTACATCGAGGCGGGGACCTACATGGTCGCCGCCGCCGCCACCGGCGGCGACGTCTCGGTCGAGCGGATGCGGCCCAGCGACGTCCGCTGGCTGATCGGCAAGCTCCGCGCCGCCGGCTGCGAGGTCGTCGAGGGCTCGAGCCACGTGCGCGTCCGCCGCCAGGGGCCGCTGCTCCCGGTCGACGTCACCACCTGGCCGCACCCCGGCTTCGCCACCGACCTGCAGTCGCAGTTCGTCGCGCTGATGACCCAGGCCGAGGGCACGAGCATCGTCAGCGAGGCGGTCTTCGAGAACCGCTTCCGCCACGTCGCCGAGCTGCGCAAGCTGGGCGCCCGGGTGGTCGTCGACGGCCGCAGCGCGGTGGTCACCGGGCCGGCGCCGCTCCGCGGCGGCTGCGTCCGGGTCCCCGACATCCGCAGCGGCGCCGCCCTCGTGATCGCCGGCCTCTGCGCCGATGGCATCACCGAGCTCGACGCCGTCTACCACCTCGACCGCGGCTACGAGCGCCTCGAGCAGAAGCTCGGGGCCCTGGGCGCCGACATCCGCCGGGTCGCGGTCGGCCCCGCCGGCCTCGAGGTCCGCGACCTCAGCGGCTGCATCGGGGACTAGTCGCTCGGGCTGCTCGGTTCACCCACGCGGCAGGGACGAGGGACACGAGCGAGTACATTCCCAGCATGCTCGGGAAGAAGGTCGGGATCGACCTGGGGACCACGGCGGTGCGGCTGCACCTGAAGGGCGAGGGCGTCACCTTCGATGAGCCCGCGATGGTCGCCACCGCGGTCGGCGACGATCGGGTGATCGCCTACGGCACCGCGGCGCTGGGCACGGTGGGGCGCACCGGGGCGCGGCTGCGCAGCCCGCTGCGGGAGGGGGTCGTGGTCGACACCGTGGCCCTGGACGCGCTCCTGAGCCACGTCATCACCCGAGCCGTCGGCCGCCAGCGGATCTTCCGCCCCGACGTGATGGTGGCGGTGGTGCCGGGGATGAACGGGAGCGACCGCCGCACCGTGATGGAGATCGCCGCCCGGGCGGGCGCACGCACCGTCTACCTCATCGAGTCGCCGCTCGCCGCCGCGATCGGCGCCGGGCTGTCGGTGAGCAGCCGCATCGGGCACCTCGTCGCCGACGTCGGCGGCGGCACCACCGACATCGCCGTGGTCGCCCTCGACGGCATCGTGTCGCGGCTCTCCGTGCCCGGCGGCGGCCAGGCGCTCACCCGCGCCATCGCCGACCACCTCAGCCTGCTCCACGGCGTCGCCGTCGATCTCGGCGCCGCCGAGGAGGCGAAGCGCGAGATCGGCTCCGCGACCGCCCTCGTCGAGGAGCGCACCCTGCGCCTGGTGGTGGCGGGGCCGGCTGGCCCCGGCGAGATCGTGGTCTCCTCGACCGAGGTGAAGGAGGCGATGGCGGCGCCGCTCGCGGGGATGGTGGCGGCGGTGAACGAGGTGCTCGCCGACTGCCCCGAGCCGCTGGTCAACGACATCCGCACCCGCACCGGGCTGGTGCTCACCGGTGGCGGCGCCCGGCTGCGCGGCCTCGACCGCTACCTCGCCGCCGCCACCGGCCTCCGCGTCGAGGTCGCCGCCGACCCCCAGGGCTGCGTCGCCCGCGGTGCCGGCACCGCCCTGGAGAGCCTCGACCTGGTCCGCCGGAACTTCCTGTATCTGCGGTGAGTCGCCCGGCTCACCGCGCCCAGGGTGAGCCTCACACGGGAAGCTCGATCCCCGCGAGCACGTCGTCGACGCGGATGCGGCGCATCAGGGGGCCGGGGTCGCGGCCGGAGGTGGGCTCGGGGATGCCCTGGACCACCCGGCTGCCGGGGCCGTAGGGGCCGCGGGCGGCCCCGTCGGTGGGGCCGTAGAGGCCGATCGCCGGGGTGCCCACCGCGGCGGCGAGGTGGAGGAGGGGCGACTCGCCGCTGATCAGCAGGTCGCAGCGCTCGATCACCGCCGCCGCCTCGTCGAGGGCGAGGGCGGCGCAGAGGTCGAGCACCGGGGCCTCGACGTCGTCGAGCATGCGGTCGGCGGCGCCGCGGTCGGCCTCGGTGCCGAGCACCACGACACCGGCGCCGTGGCGGGCGCCGAGCTGGTTGGCGAGGTGGGCGAAGCGCTCCGGGTCCCACGCGAGCGCCCAGGCGGGGGTGCCGGGGATGGGGTCGGCGAAGCCGGCGCCGGGGGCGACCGCGATGAGCAGGCGGCCATCCTCGAAGCCGCTGCCGACCAGCCGCTCCTCGGCCCGGGTGCGGGCCGCGGGGCCGGGGTCGTACTCGGGACGGTGGAGCCGGTCCTCGACGCCGAGGGCGCCGGCGAGCCGGAGGAAGGCCTCGGCGCGGTTCTCGTGCGCCGCCGCGGCCACCCGGGTGGTGAGCAGCAGGGTGCCGGGGCCGCCGTCGAGCCCGGCGCGGCGGGCGATCCCCGAGGCGTAGGCGAGGGCGCGCTCGCGCAGCCGCGCGCTGCAGAGCAGCACCGCCTCGAGCCGGCGGGTGCGGAGCGCCAGCAGCGCGGCGAGCCACTGGTCGGGGCGCGGCGCCCCCGGCCCCAGCGCCGCCAGCGTGACCACCTCGTCGAGGCCGGGCAGCCCTCCGGCCACCTGGGTCACCGACGGCGGCGCCATCAGGACGATCGTCGAGCCGGGGTCGGCGACCCGCAGCGTCCCCAGCAGCGGCGCCGCCTGCAGGGTCTCGACCAGCCCCCCCGCGACCACGACCGCGATCCTCACGGCCGCACGGTAGCGCACCCCGAGGGCCTCGCAGGGAAACGCGCGCGGCCGACCGTCCTGTCGGTCGGGAGACACCGATGTCAGGCCGCCGCGACCGAGCATCCATATACTCGTCGGAACACGCCATGTACAGCGCTCTTGCCGGTCGCGACCTGCTCAGCATCACCGATCTCAGCCGCGCCGACATCGACGCGGTGCTCGAGGCGGGTGCGCGCGCCAAGGGCGGCGCGCACCTGGGGCGGCCGCTGGAGGGGCGCTGCGTGGCGATGATCTTCCAGCGCCCCAGCAACCGCACCCGGCTGAGCTTCGAGGTCGCCATCCACCGGCTCGGCGGCCATCCCATCCCGCTCTTCGCCCAGGAGATCCAGATGGGCGAGCGCGAGTCGGTCACCGACGTCAGCCGCATCCTCGACCGCTACCTGGACGGCATCGTCGCCCGGCTCACCTCGCACCGCGACCTGGTGCGCATGGCCGCCAACGCCCACGCTCCGGTGGTCAACGCGATGACCGACCGCGAGCACCCCTGCCAGGTGCTCGCCGACCTGCTCACCGTGCAGGAGGTCACCGGCGGCCTCGACGGCGTGTCGGTCGCCTACGTCGGCGACGGCAACAACGTCTGCACCTCGTGGATCTACGCCGCCGCGCTCTGCGGCATCGACTTCCGCATGGTCTGCCCCCCGGGCTACGAGCCACCGCCCGCGGTGCTGCAGGCGGCCGCGGTGCTGCGCGGCGGTGACGACGGCTTCCTCCTCTCCCACGACCCCGGGCCGGTGCTCGACGGCGCCGCCATCGTGTACACCGACGTCTGGGCGAGCATGGGCCAGGAGGCCGAGCAGCAGCGCCGCCGCGAGGACTTCGCCCACCTCCAGGTCAACGACGCCCTGGTGGCGCGCGCCGCGCCGGGGGCGCGGGTGATGCACTGCCTGCCCGCCCACCGCGGCGAGGAGATCACCGACTCGGTTCTCGACGGTCCCCGGTCGATCGTCTTCGACCAGGCCGAGAACCGGATGTGGGTGCAGCAGGCGCTGCTCGCGCTGGTGTACGCGGGTGCGGTCCCGTGAGCAGCCTCCTCGACACCCTGCGCATCTTCCTGAGCAACGTGGGGTGGCGCGACGTCATCGACGTGCTGATCGTCGGCGTCATCCTCTACCAGCTGCTCAAGCTGGTGCGTGGCACCCAGGCGGCGCAGCTGCTGGTCGGCCTGGTGGTGCTGCTGGTCGTCGACCTCATCGCCACCGCCCTGAACCTGCGACTCCTGAAATACGTGTTCGCCAGCGGTGGCCAGGCGATCCTCATCGCCGCCGTGGTGCTCTTCCAGCCCGAGCTGCGCCGCGCCCTCGACCAGGTGGGCCGGCTCGCCCCGGTGCGCGCGATCCTGCCCCACCAGGGGGGCGCGGGGGTCATCCGGCTGGTCGACGAGGTGATCCGCGCCGCCGGCTCGCTGAGCGAGCGGCGCACCGGCGGCCTGATCGTCTTCGAGCGGGGCACCGGTCTCGAGAACGTCGCCGCCACCGGGGTGCGCATCAACGGCGAGACCACCGCGGAGATGCTGGCCACCCTCTTCTTCCCGAACTCCCCGCTCCACGACGGCGCGGTGATCATCCGCGACGAGCGGATCGTGGCCGCGGGCTGCGTCCTGCCCCTCGCCGACACCATCCCGGGGGTGGGACGCATGGGCACCCGCCACCGCGCCGCGCTCGGCCTCACCCTGCAGAGCGACGCGGTGGTGCTGATCATCAGCGAGGAGACCGGGCTGATCAGCGTCGCCCACGAGGCCAAGGTGTACCGGGGCCTCGACCAGGTCAAGCTGCGCGACATGCTCGTCACCCTGCTCGGCGGCGAGCCCGGCCAGAGCCGGATGCCGATCCCGCGTCCCTTCCTGCGCAGCTCCGGGGTGAGGGCGACGCGGCGATGAGGCCGCTCCGCGACCTCCCGATGCTGCGCAACCGTCAGCTGCCGCCCTGGCTGGGGCGCAACCTGCGGGTGAAGATGCTCGCGATGCTGCTGGCGCTGGCCTCGTGGGTCGTGGTGGTGTACGCCGCCAACCCGCCGGACTCGCGCCAGATCCTCGTCCACGTCCAGCAGGACTCGCAGCAGCTGCCCGGCCACTACGTCCTCGCCCGTCCCATCGACGACATCACCGTGCGCATCAGCGGCACCCGGGAGCACGTCGACGCGTTCCAGGCCTCGAGCATCCACGCCACCCCGAACTTCGACGCCATCCGCAGGACCGGCACCCAGCAGCTCCCCCTGACCGTGATCAACACCGATCCCAACGTCGACATCAGCGAGGTGCCCGGCAGCGTCACCGCCGACGTCGACCTGACCGGCACGACGACGGTTCCCGTGCTGGTCCGTCCCACCAGCCGCACCCAGGTGGGGTACGTCATCGTCTCGGCGACGGCGGAGCCGGCCCGGGTCTCGCTGGTCGGGCCCCAGCGCGAGCTCGGCGTCGCTCAGGCGGTGGTCGACGTCAACCTCGGCACCCGCACCAACACCCTGGTGCAGGACGGCCTGCCGGTCATCGTCATCGACCCGCACGCCGGCAACCGGCCGCTCACCGACGTGAGCGTCAGGGAGGGGACGGTGCGGGTGAAGGTGGTGATCACGCCGGTCGACGGACAGGCGGTGTCCACCGTGCTCCCGGCCTTCAGCGGTGCGGTGGCCCCGGGTCACATGGTGAGCGCGGTCACCGTCGACCCCCAGACGGTGCTCCTCTCCGGCCCCGAGAACCTGCTCAACGGGGCCCATCTCACCACCGCGCCGATCGCGCTGAACGGTCTGACCTCCGACCGGATCTTCTCGGTGACCCTCCAGGTGCCCGACGGGCTCAAGACCGACGTGACCACCGTCAACGTGCACGTCTTCATCACCGCCCTCCCGGAGGCGGTGATCACGCCCACCCCGGCGACCCCGGCAGCCTCGGCCTCACCCAGGTCGACCAGCCCGGGCACGCCGGCCCCGGCCTGCACCCAGGCGCCGCTGGGCACCCCCTGCCCGGGCCCCCGTCCGACGTAACCTCGTCACAGCCCTCCCCGTTCGCGCTGGTGCGTATGTGCGGAATCATCGGCTACACCGGACCGCGTCCCGCCGTCGAGGTGCTCGTCGAGAGCCTTCGCCGGCTGGAGTACCGCGGCTACGACTCCGCGGGCATCGCCGTGCTCGACCCCCACCGCCCCCACTCCACCGTGGTGAAGAGCGAGCGCAAGGTCGAGGCCCTGGCCCGCCGCCTCGCCGAGAACGGCGAGATCGCCGGACGGGTGGGCATCGGCCACACCCGCTGGGCCACCCACGGCCGCCCCACCGAGGTGAACGCCCATCCCCACCGCGACTGCACCGGGGGGATCCACCTCATCCACAACGGCATCATCGAGAACTTCCGCGAGCTGCGCGCCGAGCTGGTGGCGCGGGGCCACGAGTTCCTCAGCGACACCGACACCGAGGTGGTGCCGCATCTCATCGAGGAGTTCTACCGCGGCGACCTCGCCGCCGCGGTGCGGGCCGCGCTGCGCCGGGTCCAGGGCGCCTACGCGCTGGTGGTGTTCTCCGCCGACGAGCCCGACCTGATCGTGGGGGCGCGGCTGAACGCACCGCTGGTGGTCGGCCTCGGCGCCGGCGAGACCTTCATCAGCAGCGACATCACCGCGCTGATCCCCTACACCAAGCGGATCCTGCTGCTCGGCGAGGGCGAGGTGGTCACCGCCCGTCCCGGCGGGGTGGAGGTGAGCAGCCTCGACGGCACCGCGGTCGAGCCCCGGGTGATCACGGTCGACTGGGACGCCGAGCAGGCGCAGCGGGGCGGCTACCCGCACTTCATGCTCAAGGAGATCCACGAGCAGCCGGTGGCGCTGCG is a genomic window containing:
- the atpG gene encoding ATP synthase F1 subunit gamma, coding for MPSLRDVRRRIRSVQNTKKITKAMELVAASKMRRAQERVIAARPYADELSSIMVELMRRNPEYKHPMLVPREVHRRVLILVTTDRGQVGGLNSNNVRLAVREINSAGVPVGVVTIGRKGRDLMRRLRKELIADVSMLGDRPTMGDVLPAVRVAVDAYVDGEADQVDLVYARFVSTGRQLATLTRLIPVEPPDDAPKIQADFLYEPDPKDVLDALLPRYVEGQVYRAVLENAASEQAARMQAMRNASDNAEDLIGDLTLTANKVRQSTITTELMEIVSGAAALEG
- the atpD gene encoding F0F1 ATP synthase subunit beta, whose amino-acid sequence is MAIGIPVDSQEQTNGHAQMGRVAQVIGPVVDVEFKGDRVPDILTALEVVREGSRLVLEVQQNLGNGMLRTIAMDTTEGLQRGVQVRDTGAPIRVPVGKETLGRMFNVIGEPIDGKDQVEPTAWWPIHRRPPSVAEQETGTQILETGIKVIDLVCTFSKGSKIGLFGGAGVGKTVIVQEMIRNIAKEHAGYSVFAGVGERTREGRDLYGEMEDSGVLEQTALVFGQMNEPPGARARVALTGLTLAEYFRDELGADTLLFIDNIFRYTLAGAEVSALLGRMPSAVGYQPTLGTEMGDLQERITSTHKGSITSVQAVYVPADDFTDPAVATTFAHLGATVSLSRSISELGIYPAVDPLDSFSRVLEPRIVGEEHYRVAQGVKRILQQYKELQDIIAILGQEELSEDQKLTVARARRIQNFLSQPFFVAEVFTGRPGQYVKLEETVRGFAEILDGKHDELPEQAFYMVGTIDEAVEKARGMAGDDERKDAADKAGKKDEKGEKTGEKKDTKA
- a CDS encoding F0F1 ATP synthase subunit epsilon, whose translation is MAKLQVELVTAEGRLLSREADFVVAPGIEGELGVLPKHIPLLTPLRPGEVTVRNDGQDEYIFVAGGFLEVLPDKVVILADAAERAEDIDEARAEEARKRAQQLLEEKPEGVDPAAAALALERAVMRLRVAEVRRRHRRDPPPTAHVE
- a CDS encoding excisionase family DNA-binding protein codes for the protein MAGGLEDAITTGEAAKLCGLSRSTLRRAVAAGQLSAWRTPGQHLRFTRQACIDFLRATGAAELAGRVEHRRSPAAADGVTAGATRAD
- the murA gene encoding UDP-N-acetylglucosamine 1-carboxyvinyltransferase, whose protein sequence is MELLRIAGGRPLEGVVPTSGSKNATLPVMAAALLTDEPVDLVNVPDIEDIETMGAMLRHLGVEVERPAPAHWRLRAGSVTGSTVAANLSRRLRGSFLLLGALVARTGEAVIARPGGDDIGMRRVEQHLEGLRAMGAVVSEEGDTFVARAKRLHGARIDLDMPTVTGTENLMMAASLAEGITVISNAAREPHVVDLARCLVGMGARISGAGTELIVIEGQGGLLHGTRHSVTTDYIEAGTYMVAAAATGGDVSVERMRPSDVRWLIGKLRAAGCEVVEGSSHVRVRRQGPLLPVDVTTWPHPGFATDLQSQFVALMTQAEGTSIVSEAVFENRFRHVAELRKLGARVVVDGRSAVVTGPAPLRGGCVRVPDIRSGAALVIAGLCADGITELDAVYHLDRGYERLEQKLGALGADIRRVAVGPAGLEVRDLSGCIGD
- a CDS encoding rod shape-determining protein; this encodes MLGKKVGIDLGTTAVRLHLKGEGVTFDEPAMVATAVGDDRVIAYGTAALGTVGRTGARLRSPLREGVVVDTVALDALLSHVITRAVGRQRIFRPDVMVAVVPGMNGSDRRTVMEIAARAGARTVYLIESPLAAAIGAGLSVSSRIGHLVADVGGGTTDIAVVALDGIVSRLSVPGGGQALTRAIADHLSLLHGVAVDLGAAEEAKREIGSATALVEERTLRLVVAGPAGPGEIVVSSTEVKEAMAAPLAGMVAAVNEVLADCPEPLVNDIRTRTGLVLTGGGARLRGLDRYLAAATGLRVEVAADPQGCVARGAGTALESLDLVRRNFLYLR
- a CDS encoding glycosyltransferase family 9 protein, with the protein product MRIAVVVAGGLVETLQAAPLLGTLRVADPGSTIVLMAPPSVTQVAGGLPGLDEVVTLAALGPGAPRPDQWLAALLALRTRRLEAVLLCSARLRERALAYASGIARRAGLDGGPGTLLLTTRVAAAAHENRAEAFLRLAGALGVEDRLHRPEYDPGPAARTRAEERLVGSGFEDGRLLIAVAPGAGFADPIPGTPAWALAWDPERFAHLANQLGARHGAGVVVLGTEADRGAADRMLDDVEAPVLDLCAALALDEAAAVIERCDLLISGESPLLHLAAAVGTPAIGLYGPTDGAARGPYGPGSRVVQGIPEPTSGRDPGPLMRRIRVDDVLAGIELPV
- the argF gene encoding ornithine carbamoyltransferase; amino-acid sequence: MYSALAGRDLLSITDLSRADIDAVLEAGARAKGGAHLGRPLEGRCVAMIFQRPSNRTRLSFEVAIHRLGGHPIPLFAQEIQMGERESVTDVSRILDRYLDGIVARLTSHRDLVRMAANAHAPVVNAMTDREHPCQVLADLLTVQEVTGGLDGVSVAYVGDGNNVCTSWIYAAALCGIDFRMVCPPGYEPPPAVLQAAAVLRGGDDGFLLSHDPGPVLDGAAIVYTDVWASMGQEAEQQRRREDFAHLQVNDALVARAAPGARVMHCLPAHRGEEITDSVLDGPRSIVFDQAENRMWVQQALLALVYAGAVP
- the cdaA gene encoding diadenylate cyclase CdaA; the protein is MSSLLDTLRIFLSNVGWRDVIDVLIVGVILYQLLKLVRGTQAAQLLVGLVVLLVVDLIATALNLRLLKYVFASGGQAILIAAVVLFQPELRRALDQVGRLAPVRAILPHQGGAGVIRLVDEVIRAAGSLSERRTGGLIVFERGTGLENVAATGVRINGETTAEMLATLFFPNSPLHDGAVIIRDERIVAAGCVLPLADTIPGVGRMGTRHRAALGLTLQSDAVVLIISEETGLISVAHEAKVYRGLDQVKLRDMLVTLLGGEPGQSRMPIPRPFLRSSGVRATRR
- a CDS encoding CdaR family protein; protein product: MRPLRDLPMLRNRQLPPWLGRNLRVKMLAMLLALASWVVVVYAANPPDSRQILVHVQQDSQQLPGHYVLARPIDDITVRISGTREHVDAFQASSIHATPNFDAIRRTGTQQLPLTVINTDPNVDISEVPGSVTADVDLTGTTTVPVLVRPTSRTQVGYVIVSATAEPARVSLVGPQRELGVAQAVVDVNLGTRTNTLVQDGLPVIVIDPHAGNRPLTDVSVREGTVRVKVVITPVDGQAVSTVLPAFSGAVAPGHMVSAVTVDPQTVLLSGPENLLNGAHLTTAPIALNGLTSDRIFSVTLQVPDGLKTDVTTVNVHVFITALPEAVITPTPATPAASASPRSTSPGTPAPACTQAPLGTPCPGPRPT